From Astatotilapia calliptera chromosome 19, fAstCal1.2, whole genome shotgun sequence, a single genomic window includes:
- the LOC113012723 gene encoding zinc finger BED domain-containing protein 1-like, translated as MMPINTVSREGFTSLIHKVDQRYRIPSRNYFSHVAIPQMYETCRKTVMFELSQAENYASTTDLWSSRTTEPYMSFTVHFLTEDFELKTRCLETVYFPDSHTSENIAHVLREVLASWDLKEDRQVCITTDNGANVVRATELNNWVRLQCFGHRLHLAIENSIKDDARIARAIGLCKKLVGHFCHSWKAKMALKKAQQKLNLPEHTLITECPTRWGSRQKMIERVLEQQRAISDVISADKKSRHLIPTWQDLEVLESVNQALHPLQDFTDALSGESYVSVSYVKPVLHLMKTSVLAEKEEDSDLTKSIKKKILKYLITKYENPATQELMDMACFMDPRFKVSYTSTDRVSDIKTRVMSEMEAVAQKERSSAEPEAQTDDPPSRPLKKAKKSLGSFFKAAPIPTSSFMHLSQAVEAELNSYLLSTAIDSEEDPLAWWKLHKMTFPQLSKLARKYLCIPASSSPSERLFSTSGNIVTCQRTCLKPWRVNMLVFLNKNLP; from the exons ATGATGCCTATAAATACAGTTAGCAGAGAGGGCTTCACCAGTCTGATACATAAAGTGGACCAGAGATACCGCATCCCCTCACGAAACTACTTTTCACATGTCGCCATTCCACAAATGTATGAAACATGCCGCAAGACCGTCATGTTTGAACTGAGCCAAGCTGAAAACTACGCAAGCACTACAGACCTATGGTCAAGTCGTACAACGGAACCATATATGAGTTTCACAGTGCACTTCCTCACCGAAGACTTTGAACTGAAAACACGGTGTCTAGAGACTGTGTATTTTCCAGACTCCCACACTAGTGAAAATATAGCCCATGTATTACGTGAGGTGTTAGCCAGCTGGGATCTTAAAGAAGATCGACAAGTGTGCATCACCACAGACAACGGTGCCAATGTTGTGAGAGCCACGGAGCTAAACAACTGGGTCAGACTTCAGTGTTTTGGACACAGGCTGCACCTTGCAATCG AAAATTCTATCAAAGATGATGCCCGCATTGCCCGAGCCATTGGACTTTGCAAAAAGTTAGTTGGACATTTTTGCCACAGCTGGAAAGCAAAGATGGCTCTgaaaaaagcacagcagaagCTCAACCTCCCAGAgcacacactgatcacagaatGCCCAACCAGGTGGGGTTCCAGGCAGAAGATGATTGAGAGAGTCCTGGAGCAGCAGCGGGCCATTTCTGATGTCATCTCAGCAGACAAGAAATCAAGACACTTGATTCCTACTTGGCAGGATCTTGAGGTACTGGAGTCTGTCAACCAGGCATTACACCCCCTGCAAGACTTTACAGATGCCCTGTCTGGTGAGAGCTACGTTAGTGTTTCATATGTAAAACCAGTCCTTCATCTGATGAAGACGTCGGTGCTTGCAGAGAAGGAAGAAGACAGTGATTTGACAAAATCAATTAAGAAGAAAATCCTCAAGTACCTGATTACTAAATATGAAAATCCAGCTACCCAGGAACTTATGGACATGGCGTGCTTCATGGATCCCAGATTTAAAGTCAGCTACACCAGCACTGATCGAGTCTCAGACATCAAGACCAGAGTGATGTCAGAAATGGAAGCAGTGGCACAGAAG GAGAGAAGCTCCGCTGAACCAGAGGCCCAGACAGATGATCCACCCAGTCGTCCCCTGAAGAAGGCAAAAAAGTCCCTGGGCAGTTTCTTCAAGGCAGCTCCAATCCCTACCTCCTCTTTTATGCATCTCTCACAAGCTGTTGAAGCTGAGCTTAACAGCTACTTGCTATCCACGGCCATAGACAGTGAGGAAGACCCCTTGGCATGGTGGAAACTCCACAAAATGACATTCCCACAGCTAAGCAAGCTTGCAAGGAAGTATCTCTGCATACCTGCAAGTAGCTCACCTTCAGAGAGACTTTTTAGTACATCAGGAAACATAGTAACATGTCAGCGCACATGTTTAAAACCTTGGAGAGTAAACATGTTGGTTTTCCTTAACAAGAACTTGCCATAA